The following nucleotide sequence is from Salvia miltiorrhiza cultivar Shanhuang (shh) chromosome 7, IMPLAD_Smil_shh, whole genome shotgun sequence.
atcactctagataaataggaatatcaagactaatattgagctaatttgaagtccattgctaatccatcgatgcctaatccctaaaccaccttcatcacttaattaatccactttgtttgattgttcttattttgtctttgaatttgttagttaatcaaaccactcacctccttgtttagtctaaatagctctagcataatgaattaggataatcactagattgaactactaatccttgtgggatacgaccttgcttccatatattacaactacccgtatacttgcggcgtggtgaaaatattagcgaacaataATCCAAGTTTATAAGAATGCAcaatttcaaataataaaatactaatagACAAATATGCTCTACCATATTGTACTATTGTCCTTAAATTAAACAAGCAAATCAAACCGTGTTCCCCCGTTAcccaaataatttttaaacttttttttggGTCCTTTCcaaaacttttttttattttggattataTAATATACCTCATCACTAATAATATCTCATTTACCTAtacttttcaccactttcaatacttcatttactcttactttttactttttcaattttttatcttaaaattcgtgtcttTCTCTCCAGTAAGTTATTTAATGGACAAATGGAGTAAAATAGGACTCTACAAGAGGTATAGATAAACGTATGATGACTATCAACTAGATGcacaagcatatatatatataatttcttgTTTGGTTGATCAGATTGGCTTTGTTTGTCCATTTGATAATATTTGCAATATTCCTACCTACAATCCGTCCTAACGATCTCTTCTTCTTGCTATAATTTGTTTGATCTCATCAGattataatttgaatttataaagtaTAGAATAAtcatattttgtttttttctcgAGAGAAACTCTAAACATACTCAACCAACTGAAACAAATGGTCTGAATTTGCAGAATCTAAATCTGGTAAAAGTTGTGTGGAAGTGAAACGAACCTAACAGTTACCAAAATGGCTGAATCAGCAGAATATGTGATGACTCATCTTTCATCCAACAACCATACCAGCGTATAAGCACCACAAACTAATTCGGTTGCATGTGACTTTGTACCAACATTAACATGCATGTTTGTGCCACTATTGTTGCTTACAAATGCACGCATTCTTCTTATCTCAGGTTTGCATCCATCAtcacataatttttaaaattatttgttccTCGATTAAAAAGATGATTGTCAAGTGCATATTGTTTCTCTTTTCGTGTTTTGTAAATTAATGCATAAGAGCACTCacatatattccctccgtccactaaaaATTATCATAATTTCTTTTTCGTTAAGAAAAATTTGTCAATTTCATTTATTGTAGTAGAGTCcacacaactccactcacatttaaagtgagactcttattcaactaataataattattaaaattcatgccgTCCACAATATGACAATATTTTTATAGACGGAAAGAGTAGAAATTATAGATTTCATacaatataacaaaatataacAGATAATTACTCACATAGTCCTTTCTCAAGATGGAGGGTAAGTCTtctggaaaaagaaaaaggaaaagaaaaagaaaagaagaagaagaagaagaagaagaaaagagatgTAGGGTAAGTAAATTTAGAGATGGGCCGCCAGAGGCTTACGCGTAAGTTGGCCCATGAGCCTTCCCCAACCTTCCTTCTTTTAATAGGTTTATTTATTACTTCCAAATACTATATTCTTAGTCAATAAATAACGATAGTAAGTAAAATAAAACCATCTATCTTGGATAAATCGATTCCAAATATAACTTTAATGTAATTCTCACTAACTATTTTAATCTTATCGAACAtggaataaaaactgaataaagcatatttgctaattaattaatgacttTTTTCTTGAAATCGACACGTAGAAATTTTAATATCATAGATGGAAATTTATATATTGGTTTTAATATGTATAGATATTAGGTGCAAACCATTTAAGGATACACATTAATTTCTGTAGTGGTAGTTCAAGGCTTTGGAAATACTTAGCACAAAATCGGGCTAAGAAAACTAAGAGTTGGGCCAATTGGCTAAGAGATGAAGACATAACAGGCCTATGCTGGGTGTAGTAGGTGTATGGGCAAAATGGAACTAGTCATCCATGAATATTGTAGCCCAAATTTGTGAACCTTCAAGCCATGGAAAAGTAACAATTCCGCCGTTACATTGTAATCCGCTCAATGCGAGTATGAATATGTTTTAGATATATTTTGTTTGTATgcaataaaataattcataagaTAGTCATTACTATAAACGAGAGAACATATAACATAATCGaatcaaattgaaatatataattCGATTTTGCATTAACTTTTATTATAGTCATCACAAAAGAAACAACCAATGAAAATTGTTAgtattgaaatttgaaaggcTATCTCGTATTTGAAGGTGTCATAACAAGTCGAGGAATCAAATAATCTTACCAACATTTTGCTCACTCAGTAATATTATCGAATACAATATTACTTCGTAGTAGGAATAGAATACTCTACATGGTTCATATTAAAAGTAGTATTTATTTCATCACATCTAATtttaaacatatatctatataagcAAATTATTATTGACATTATTAAACATCACCCAATTGAAAACATGGGTTGATTGTCATAAACTCACAATGTACTACAAAAGTTAACTTATAAACTCAATGACGAGCGTAGAATTAATCCCAACAGTAGAAAGTaaaaaaaggggggggggggggggggaaataacACAAACAAGAatatacgtggttcgatcataatgATCTATGTCCACGGACATTGCccaattttcactatattttgtGTGTTTACATTTACATAATTGAGAGATGAATAGAGCCTAACCTAAAAATACTTATAAGAActctatttataagctataAAGTAAAATTGACCCCTAAAGTCCATTAATTAGTGCTTGGGCCTATTAACTCAAGCAATTAGGCCCAAGCCTTATTACACTGATATGCGTCCTGGAATTAAGCTAGCGCGTGACATAACTGGAAGCCAGAGCTGAGCTTTGCCAAGGCGAGAGCCAAGTTAAGCTACCACGATAACTCCCAATTGATAAAGTCCGTCATGTCAAGTCAGCGCTGCaccaaatatttaaaataataataataatagtataataAGAATAAAGAGAAATATTTCTGTCCTGTTATGCACAACGTTGATGcgtattttactcctcatcactcaATAATACCAACAACACccaattttaaaaacaaaacaatccaagttttaattttaatttttttctattatatttacATTCTACActggtaaaaaaaatattctatgaTGCACGCAGGGAAAATATAGTCCTATACAAATTTCATGTTTACAATTTATCCAAAGACCACCATAGAATGAACTTTTTATCTATGGGTCTAGAAAAATGCATGGACTCGATCGAATTTACGTCCATTATATGTTTTTCTTATGCCATTGGCAAATTGGAATTGCACGCATATGTCCAACAAATATGCTGCTATCAGCCTATGATTAGCataaattgaaagaaaaatgagaGTGATGCATTAGAAATTATATTTTAGAGAAGTATTTATTgtttaaagggttaaggtgcagataggcccctcaagtggaggctcttaaagcgtttcagtccccttactaactgtgtgtgcaaattggcccccgaactcaaaaaaacggtgcagatcgatcggcccctctgacttaacaccgttatgggccgttagtcaagggggcgatctgcaccgttttttcggagttcaggggctaatatgcaccttttaactttttaattaattcatctctctcgctcaaaatttgatcgtcgttgtcgctgattcaagctccggcgaggccggcggagggcgccgcccctttctttctctcttgggccctaaacctcggagctcgctcgactgcacacgcttagcgtcaaggacgagccctaattctcccattccgtcggaaatcgccgccgcaatatccggtgaacccgccgcctggcttttctcgataaggagtcgcctagtttttctcgataaggagtcgcctagtttttctcgataaggagtcgcctctttctctcaaatctggcgaaatccggtgataaaggctgacgatgcccgtcgccatctacactatcggcgtgctgttgaagaaggacgccttcaaatcagagaccatggccaacatgatctcgatctcgattggggtcacgatcaccgcctatggcgaggcgaagttcgattcgttgggggtgattctgcaattgggggcggtgacattcgagggagaattcgagtttccatttcgattatgtgattttcgggagcaatgacgccgatttggggcttgggaacttgattttgtaattttcctcatctgacggcgattgacgccggaaaagttggtcggagaagatgagatgtgattttttttaatgaacggtgtgcagattagcccccgaactccaaaaagggaaaaggtgcagattagcccctgaactccaaaaaaacggtgcagatcgccccctctgactaacggcccataacggtgttaagtcagagggggcgatctgcaccatttttttgagttcgagggccaatctgcacacacagttagtaagaggactgaaatgctctaagggccttcacttgagaggcctatctgcaccttaacccttgtTTAAATGTGGATTAATAGGCTGACTCTCAAGCCAAATTTAGAGAGTGTTTAGTGTTTGGCTAATGCTATGCTTAAAACGTGAATTAAtcatatttgtaaaatgattgttgtatAATTTGTATAGAAGATTATGAAAATAAGTTAagtagagaaacttatttttacaatttataaattatttaaaaacttattttgtcaaacactttgaaaaaaTTTATAAGCTCAGTCAAACACTCTCTTAATCTGATACATGTGCCACAAAAATGTGGCAAGAATGCACCGAGAGATGATCCTAATTTTGAACCTCCTAATATCCTActgtaaattataatttacgCGTATAAAATACACATTTAATTATACATTAATTTTTGTGCTTGTATGATAAGAGTGGAATAGATACCTATAATACCTTAATATGTTGTTTCTTCAAAAATCAACTCTTTATAAATTAATGGCCCGTTATTTACTgtccatatatttttttattctgcGCTTGAGAGGTGTGATAGCATaacacattttttatatatcttgTCAAACATGACATTAATatctattaaattaataaacacTCCAATCAAAGATATCACGCATTATCTCATGCCACCTAGCAAACGAACCTTATAATATTAGATGCGGTGGAGTGGCATCTACATAATAAAGAAGTAAAATTTGACTAGTACAAATAAGAAAATTGATACCGATTATTTCAACTAGTAACACCAATGCGATTAGTACGAATGAAGACTACTCGTACCAATTGCGATGTGCAACGTATTAATACAACTAGTAGAAATAGTTCTAATTCATATTAGATGTATTTGGATACTACGCGCCACGAATATGAATTCGTACGGAatgtatcatatatatatatatgtatatttgataatcaattttacaaagttaaaataaaaatgtttaaaAATTTTCATGTTAAAGTTGACTTAAAAGTTATTGAAATGAAATTAGTGATTAACATTTAAATTTTGAGtaaatattttacatatttgGCATGATTAAGATggtaataaattaaaaaggtgcattttgaagttgaagattagtgagaaatgagaataaaggGGGTATTTTTGAAAGTGAATAAGAAGTTGTGGAGAGTGTAAAGGTAGTGGATATGGGATATAGTGGCTCTGAAACGACACACTCAATCTTGAGCTTTCCACCACTCATTCCCACTGGCCGCCAAATTCCATTCTCACATCGCCGGAGAAAAAACTCCTTCTCTCATTTTGTTAATGAATCCGAATAATCTCAGAATATTCTCCATCTGAGTAGGCATGGCTTCCTCCTACTGTGTGTCTTGGACGAGGAACACGAGCGCGGCAGCTCTCCTGCTCCGCAATTCCCACATCAGATTCAGACCCAGAAGGGATGTTTTCATTCTCAAGCCCCAGCCCCAaccatcactctctctctcactttcaACACCAAAGCTCTGCCCTTTGGCCTCTCTATCCTCTTACGCAGAGGATCACGGCGATGAAGGAAATGCGAATTCCGAGGGGCAGCTGCCTGGGGTGGCGGAGGCTCTCAACATATCTCGCAGCACGGCCTCCGCCATGGCGGTGTGCATAGCGGTGGCGGCTCTAAGTGTGCCGTTGGTGATGCCGTCGCTGGGGCGGGGGCTGGCGTTGAAGACGAGAGCCTTGTCGTACGCGACGCTGTTGTTTGGATTCTACATGGCGTGGAACATTGGCGCCAATGACGTGGCTAACGCCATGGGGACGTCGGTGGGGTCGGGGGCGCTGTCGCTGAGAAGGGCCGTCATCATCGCCGCCGTCTTGGAGTTCTCCGGCGCTCTGCTCATGGGCACTCACGTCACCACCACAATGCAGAAGGGGATTCTCGTCGCCTCTGTTTTTCAGGGCAAGGAGACTCTGCTTTTTGCTGGCCTCATTTCTTCCTTGGCTGCTGCTGGCACTTGGCTCCAGGTTTTCATTTCTTCTCACTTTTACTCCACTATTTCTCTATTCTATTTCTATCTTACACTTTACAATGCCATTACATAGTAATTTTGGAAGATTTAGCTAGGGTGCTGATTTAACTCGAATAGATCGATAAAAATTAAGGCTTCCGGTAAAAGATTTATAGTCAGAAAAAAATTCTAACATTGTTAGTATGACTGATTCGATTAATTGAAAATTTCTTTGTTACTTGTCAAATTTCGTTACTTTATATTAAAGTTCATAATAAAATTTACAATGCTTGTGGTATGTGTTTTAGTTTTTTCTAATGGGAGGCCAGATCAAGTGTTGGTTCATTTTTTGTTATAAGTGTGTGTTTTCTTTGGTTAATAAATTTATGAtaggaaaatgagggataacaaaaatttctcTCATTAAATGTCTTCTTTCTTTTacctcatttcctacaaaagagaatttcatcatttttcattcattcttttcatTCCAAGTCCTCCATTTTTGATGTGATAGTATTATCCCTacttgaagtgaaaatgaggaataagaaaggtgaaattttattttgtagaaaaagaaatgaggcatttgaagggagaattttttgttattcCTCATTTTCTCAATCAAAGAGTACACACCCTAAGAATATTGTTCTTAGCCCTTAAACTTTATGGTCTGATTGCTTTTATCCCGATTGGCCCAACCGAAAATAGTACGAAATTAAGTGAGctagcccgattgacatccctggATTTAGCCGATAACTGAGCAATCATGTGGTTTATGTTCTACTCTTGAAACACTGAGTTCCTATGTTGAATTTGGCTGCTCAGGTTGCATCATATTATGGTTGGCCTGTGTCTACCACGCATTGTATCGTGGGATCAATGGTCGGGTTCGGGCTTGCCTACGGAGGCACGGGAGCCGTATTTTGGAGCTCGTTAGCACGTGTGACTTCATCGTGGGTGGTGTCGCCTTTGGTGGGAGCACTCGCGTCTTTCCTCGTGTACAAATGCATTCGCAGGGTATGTGTGTTTCAGTCTTGTGCAGGAAACTATGATGTTGAATGCAATCCCAAATCTAACCCTTTGTCACTACATCTAGTTTGTTTACAGTGCTCGAAACCCGGggcaagcagcagcagcagctgcacCGTTAGCCGTCTTCTTAGGCGTTACGGGAATATCCTTCGCTGCATTCCCTCTCAGCAATACTGTGTCCGTAGCTACCGTGCAGGCCTTGGCCTGTGGTGCTTGCGCAGCTGTCCTGTTCGACAGAATCATACGGAGGCAGCTCGGCCACCTCCTCAACAAGGCTCCTACAGAAGTAACAGAGAGCGAGCCAAGTAAAAATATTGGTTTCTTGTCTGATATAGCTGGTCCTAAGGGAACACAGTTGGAGATAGTCTATGGAGTGTTTGGTTACATGCAAGTTCTGTCGGCGTGCTTCATGTCGTTTGCACACGGAGGGAACGATGTCTCGAATGCAATAGGCCCTCTGGCAGCGGCCCTGTCGATTCTTCAAGGTGGGGCGAGTGGTGGACAGATTGTGATCCCGAACGATGTGCTGGCGTGGGGCGGGTTTGGGATCGTTGCAGGTCTTATGATGTGGGGTTACAGAGTGATTGCGACTATTGGGAAGAAGATAACAGAGCTGACACCCACGAGAGGGTTTGCTGCTGAGTTTGCAGCAGCGTCTGTTGTGCTTGGGGCTTCCAAGCTTGGGCTGCCTATCTCGGCTACGCATACACTTGTGGGAGCAGTGATGGGCGTAGGCTTCGCGAGAGGGCTTAACAGCGTACGAGCAGAGACCGTGAGGGAGATTGTCACGTCGTGGGCTGTCACCATCCCTGCTGGTGCCACTTTTGCTGTTGTTTATACATGGATCTTCACCAAGTTGTTAGCCTACATACTCTGACTAAGCGCCATTTATAGACTCCATCTTCCACATACATGTATGTTGTTTCTCATGATAATCAAGTATTATTTCTCAACCAGCAAATTTTACACTCAAACATCATAATCAAACAGGAACAATTTGGATCTCTTCAATAAACATAGAGAAATCTAATTATAAGATAGTATTAGGGGAAACAGAGACGCACAAGATTTGTGTTCATGGAGATAGCTCTTGTATGGAATTGAGGCTTGGCTCCCAGTCACGTTCCTTCCATAGCTTTGGCCTCTGGATTGGTGGAACAAATGGTCTCTTCTCTTTTACATGTTTCTTCGATGCAAAATCTGCAGGGGGAACGAACAAGTCCTTAACAGAAGTGATGGATTCCTCGAAACTAACATCTCCGAAATCTTGAATTTCTCCGGTGGTTGTCCCTCTGGCTGAGTGCCTGCGTTTCAACTTCTCCACAGCGGTACACCTCATGAGATAATATTTACGGCCAGGTAACAAGACGTCGTCTGCTGTCAAGATAGATTCGTGCGGACGCTTGAAGACTTGAGAAGTAGTGATGCAGAAACCTGGGTATTTCTGAATCATTTCAGAGGCACGGATTCGAGTATGATACAATTCTACTCGGCCACCAGCATGAACTATTCGCACCATGATATCCTTTATTTGCCTGCTCTCACTCTGTGAATGATTTTCCTCTCTCAACTCCTGCTTTCTCTTGCACGTATCGTGCACGACTGGGCTCGACTGGAAACAAGAAAACATCCCTCCAGCATCTCCAACCAATAGAATCAGCTCTAAACCTATGTTTTTCTTAGTTTTCTAGGCTGTCTTTCCTTTTTTAGCATTATCCTTAATGTCCAACGTCAAAAACTAAGTTATCATTGTTCAAACATAGGAATGAACTCCAACCATGTTTAAAAATAACTCGTGAGGTTCGTCGTGTACCAGCTTTGCGCACACATCCTACTGTTGATGTCATACTCCCAGAGCCCAGACAACACCTGCCTTTcaagcttcttcttccttccgCTTATCCAGTTGTTGTGTAAGACAAAACAGCCCCTTTCCTCGCAGGCCTTCCTCGTGTCCTTTTCCTCCCATAGACCTCGGTATGCACCATTTGGGAAGAGATCTCGATCTAAGAAATGAACCAATAGGTTTGTTTCTGGGTCCAGGCACTGGTTATCGCCTAACCTGTAGGAGCCACCTTCACCACATAATGTATCGTAGAAGCTTGGCTGTTCGGATAGATTGGAGTAGGCTGCGTGCTTCACCACCTTCTCCAACGCAGCAATTGTCGTGCTGTCTGAATGAGCATAGTAGAAGCCAGAATTAAGGCGACGAGGCAAGTTTATTGCTCCTGCAAGGACCAGAAATAGATAATGTTGTAAGAAAAAAGAAGATACAACGTTACTCTTTCTTGAGCATGTAGCATCAGTTTTCTCAAAATCAATCAACTGCTAAACTTTCAAGAGGGCAGTAAGCTGCGTATATGTAGAGTATTGATCATAAAataacatttattaattaatctgcttctttctttcatttttccTGCTAATATAGTATTGATAGCAAACAGAAGTTGGATAGCCATAATACCTGTCACATTATATTCATCAGACTGCGCGACCAGAACGCGTGGACCGAAAGAAGTGAGATAATTCAATGGATTCTTGAACCAATATACATCCACATCACTCAAGAGAACATTATATCCAAGCTCTAATATTTGCAGAACCATTCTGGACTTGACTTTAGTTACTTTCTGAAAGCATTCAGTTCCGAAATGGCAGTCGTCAAAGCTGATGTTGGTTGGAGGAGATGCACATTTGATAACTGGGAGGCCCTAGCATTATGAACATCAAAATGTTAGCAAATCCTGGAAATTATTAAGAAGTAATGGAAGGAAGCCAGTCACCTGCAAGACTGAGAAATCATAGATTTCATCATCGAGAGCACAGACCAAAAAGTTGGGAAGTTGTAAGAAACGTAGCCTGCACACCCAGCTCATCAGCATGTCCTTGTAACTAGATCCAGCAATTCCAACTATAATTGTCTTGTTCTCATCAGCCTGCATTGATAGTATAGATTCTGTGGACAATGCAAGTGTGATTTCATTCGGCAGACTCAACGCCTCCCTTTTCAAGCACCCTTCAATTCCTCGGACTGATTTCACCACTTGAACGCAATCCAATATCTCCTTTTCTGTTGATAAAAAGATGCTCTTCTTTCTCAAGTTGAGTGGTCTCTTGTATCCCGGCCAATATGCAGTGTTGTGCTGTGT
It contains:
- the LOC130993578 gene encoding inorganic phosphate transporter 2-1, chloroplastic; amino-acid sequence: MASSYCVSWTRNTSAAALLLRNSHIRFRPRRDVFILKPQPQPSLSLSLSTPKLCPLASLSSYAEDHGDEGNANSEGQLPGVAEALNISRSTASAMAVCIAVAALSVPLVMPSLGRGLALKTRALSYATLLFGFYMAWNIGANDVANAMGTSVGSGALSLRRAVIIAAVLEFSGALLMGTHVTTTMQKGILVASVFQGKETLLFAGLISSLAAAGTWLQVASYYGWPVSTTHCIVGSMVGFGLAYGGTGAVFWSSLARVTSSWVVSPLVGALASFLVYKCIRRFVYSARNPGQAAAAAAPLAVFLGVTGISFAAFPLSNTVSVATVQALACGACAAVLFDRIIRRQLGHLLNKAPTEVTESEPSKNIGFLSDIAGPKGTQLEIVYGVFGYMQVLSACFMSFAHGGNDVSNAIGPLAAALSILQGGASGGQIVIPNDVLAWGGFGIVAGLMMWGYRVIATIGKKITELTPTRGFAAEFAAASVVLGASKLGLPISATHTLVGAVMGVGFARGLNSVRAETVREIVTSWAVTIPAGATFAVVYTWIFTKLLAYIL